In Salvia miltiorrhiza cultivar Shanhuang (shh) chromosome 4, IMPLAD_Smil_shh, whole genome shotgun sequence, the DNA window GCTGCCCGAGGCGACCACCACCCCCCGATACTTGAAACTGCAAGCAATGCTCCAAACGCCACAAGACCTCGGACATGAAGGGGCGATCATCACCCGAGTCCTGCAAGCATTTCTCCACTGTCTCACCAAATATCCTCAAAGAGTCGGGATTGATCTTGCCCACAAGAAAAGGATCAACAATGCTCTCTAGCTGCCCCTTTTTCTGCAATGACATTCCCCAATCAGCCAAGTTCACTTGCTCTTTAGGAAGGCAACGGTCCACTACGGGCCTTGCACACAGCACTTCAAGAAGCACCACTCCAAACGAGTAGACGTCGGATTTCGGAGTTAGCTGCAAACATGTGTAATACTCAGGGTCCAAATACCCAAAGCTTCCTTTCACTTGAGTGGTGAAATGAGTCTCATCAACAGAGCCCGTAACAGAGAGCCCGAAATCAGCAACTTTCGCCACGTTGTTCTCGTCCAACAAGATGTTTGTGGACTTGATGTCTCTATGAACGATTGTCTCGGTGCAGCCAGTGTGAAGATAGTCCAGACCCCTCGCCGCACCAATGCAGATCCTAAGCCTCTGATCCCATGAAAACGGAGAGGGTGAAGCCACTGGTGTCTTCGACTCTCCTTCCAAGGTGTAGAGATGGTCTCTTAGAGTTCCCTTCTCCATGAACTCGTAGACCAGTATCATCTCGTCTCTTTCATCACAGTATCCCATCAGAGAAACCAGATGTTGGTGCCGAATCTTGGATAACACTCTTATCTCTGTGTGGAATTCTTCAAGGCCCTGCCCATGCCCTGCCTCACTTCTCTTTACAGCAACTTTGGCGCCGTTCCTCAGCTTTCCCTCGTAGACTTTGCCAAATCCACCCTCTCCGATCATCAGCTTCTGGCTGAACTTCCTTGTCGCAAAGTGGATTAACGACAGTGGTACCTTGAGTCCGAGGTTCAGATCAGCGTGGATGGAGCCAGTGACACTAGTTTTGCTGCTGTGCGAACTTCCTCCGCGAATGGGTACTAATCTCCACTTGGAAGCCTCACTGGCCTCCCACTTGTTTCTTCTCAAGCAAAAGATGAGCACAATCAACACTAATGTTACCAAAACCACAACTCCAACGCTCCAACCAATAATCATATGCGAATgcaaatgcaattttttttctattgaaTTGCTATCTACTAAAACTCTAATCATCTCCATGATCTCAACACCATTCAAGAATGCTGACTTAACCATTGATTGTGGGTGTGGACCGACGCTTATATTCATGAAACCAGAATCATCCGAATCAACCACGATATCCATGTAAAAAGGAGCTGCCGGCTCAGAAATAAAACTCCAAGGATACACCTTTGTTCCGAAACCACCATAGATATATAGATAGAAACTAAAGTTCTCATTCGTCGTTTTACTAACAATGTCACAGAAATGCAACCGAACGAGATGCTGAGCACCCTTTCCAACTCCAAACCGCCACGAAATGCTGAAATTGTTTGAAGGCCTTCCACCATAAACTTTGGCAGTATTGTAAACAGAATCAGGAGCATCAAATTTTGTAGCTCTTTCACCATACTTGATCTCAGAATCATAAGCTTTATCAATGGCAGTACTGTTAAGGAGCAGGTAAGCATCATCAGGAATCCAATACCTCATCATCGTGTCGTTCTCCGGCGTAACATTTTCCCCTCCGACGTTGATCCGATGAACAACGCGCAACGGAAAATATAAGACGCCGTTATAGGTTCCGTCACTTCCTCGTCGAGTTACATGTGGGGGAGAGTCTCGAACGAAATCGGGCGGCGCAAGGAAGGCTTCAATTGCATTGACGAAGGCGaaggatctctctctctcatccggCGCAAAAACAATCCTCAACTTGCTCGCAGCAGCAACATTGATCAAGAACTCTTCAATGAGAGGAAGGTTATTAGAATTTCCGAAATCGAGATCGGATAAAAGGGTGAAGTGTTGAGTTGAAACCGTGAAACGGGCGCGTGAGAGATTTCCCATTGAGGGGAACGGAAAGAAATGCAGGCGTACAACGTAAGTGCCATTTTCGTTAAACTCATACCAAGACGGCTTTCGGAAAACTCTTGCGGTTCGATAGAGTTGAGGTGCTGATGAATTGAGGGTATCTTCGACTTTATTACCGCCGGCGGAGTGGAGTACGTAGTTGTCGGGATGGTCGTCGCCGGTGAAACGCTGCCGGCCGTAGAGGGTGAGAGCTGCGTCTGAACCACAGTTGATGAAGTTGTGATTAGGGAGAACATACGAGGCTGAAGTAATGTCAAGAGTAGAGAGAGTGAAGAGACACGAAATGCAAATTAAACATGTAAATGTATTCTGGGATCGAAAATTTGCCATGGAGAGAGTGAACCACAGTTGCTcgtggaatttttttttggggcagCAAATATCTGCTGCTGAATTTTAA includes these proteins:
- the LOC131021516 gene encoding probable receptor-like protein kinase At5g24010 — encoded protein: MFSLITTSSTVVQTQLSPSTAGSVSPATTIPTTTYSTPPAVIKSKIPSIHQHLNSIEPQEFSESRLEFLINVAAASKLRIVFAPDERERSFAFVNAIEAFLAPPDFVRDSPPHVTRRGSDGTYNGVLYFPLRVVHRINVGGENVTPENDTMMRYWIPDDAYLLLNSTAIDKAYDSEIKYGERATKFDAPDSVYNTAKVYGGRPSNNFSISWRFGVGKGAQHLVRLHFCDIVSKTTNENFSFYLYIYGGFGTKVYPWSFISEPAAPFYMDIVVDSDDSGFMNISVGPHPQSMVKSAFLNGVEIMEMIRVLVDSNSIEKKLHLHSHMIIGWSVGVVVLVTLVLIVLIFCLRRNKWEASEASKWRLVPIRGGSSHSSKTSVTGSIHADLNLGLKVPLSLIHFATRKFSQKLMIGEGGFGKVYEGKLRNGAKVAVKRSEAGHGQGLEEFHTEIRVLSKIRHQHLVSLMGYCDERDEMILVYEFMEKGTLRDHLYTLEGESKTPVASPSPFSWDQRLRICIGAARGLDYLHTGCTETIVHRDIKSTNILLDENNVAKVADFGLSVTGSVDETHFTTQVKGSFGYLDPEYYTCLQLTPKSDVYSFGVVLLEVLCARPVVDRCLPKEQVNLADWGMSLQKKGQLESIVDPFLVGKINPDSLRIFGETVEKCLQDSGDDRPFMSEVLWRLEHCLQFQVSGGGGRLGQPHQDSTTGFSLGLPAHVVRRLPSNSMSVSEDEVALRYYNFSDESEVDVSSHVVFSQLGFGGAR